The DNA sequence cgaaatgacagtccatcattactttaagacatgacggtcagtcaatccagaacttTTCAAGAACTTTGAGAGTTTCTTCAAGcatagtcgcaaaaaccatcaagcgctacgatgaaactggctctcatcaggaccaccacaggaaaggaagacccagagtcacctctgcagcagaggataaattcattagagttacctgtaacctcagattacagcccaaataaatgcttcagagttcaagtaacagacacatcaacatcaactgttcaggggagactgtgaatcaggcattcatggtcaaattgctgcaaagaaaccactactaaaggatacaATTTGCATGTGCAaagaaacatgaacaatggacattagaccggtggaaatctgtcctttggtctgataatccaaatttgagatttttggtaggtgaacggatgatctccgcatgcttggttcccactgtgaagcatggaggaggaggtgcgatggtgctttgctggtgaaacgGTTGGtgacttatttagaattcaaggcacacttaaccagcatggctaccacaacattctgcagcgatatggcatcccatctggtttgcgcttagtgggactaacatttatttttcaacaggacaatgacccaaaacatacctctaggctgcgtaagggctatttgaccaaggagagtgatggagtgctgtatcagatgacctgacctccacaatcaggttgcacagcgatctaaggcactgcatctcagtgctagtggTGTCACCATAGATCCTGGTTTGAACCCAAGCTGTATCCCAACCGGCTGTGATCTGGAGTCCcctagggtggcgcacaattggcccagggtcatccgggttaggggagggtttggcctgggtaggctgtcattgtaaaataagaatttgttcttaactgacgtgcctagttaaataaaggttcaattaaatacatttaaaaaaaatccctttgggttgagttggactgcagagtgaaggaaaagcagccaacaagtgctcagcatgtgggaactctttcaagactgtctgaaaagcattcctcatgaagctggttgagagaatgccaagagtgtgcaaagggtggctactttgaagaatctcaaatataaaatatatttagatttgtttaacacttttctggttactacatgattccctatgtgttatttcaaagttttgataTCTTCTCtacttttctacaatgtagaaaaaccctggaatgagcaggggtccaaacctttgactggtactgtatatagaaccCAACCAATACCATTCACATCTAATTTGAAGCCCTGCTAATTTCCTGTAATGCATGTAGCAGAATCAAACAAATCAATGAAATAGGTTGCCATACCTTACCTTACTGACTCCCATTTCAGATAATCTGATGGCATGGTTCATATCCTTTTCCCTGAAAATATAGAATTATGTTAAAACAGTCATTCAAAATGCCACAGGTCGTTTCAACTTCAGTGTCAGAAGTGTTGATCTGAGCTCTCATCTCCCCCTTGTGATGAAATTGAGGAACTGACCACTCATAGGCCTATTCAATCAAAATAATTGGGAGAATCCCAACTAGGTTTGTTTGCCTCTTCTCCGCCCTCGCCTCtttttgaaaaaggtcaaaggtaacCGAGGAGCGGAGGACAAACTCCTTCTCCACTCGCGGGTCATCAGGCAAATGACGTTTACAGTGGTGGAATCTCAAACTAAATGTGTAAAAGTGATAACAACTCTTGGATGAAAGGATAAGTGGCATATCGTTTTTAAacgtgttttaaaaaaaaacttttctcCCTCGAGAGAacacccatttaaaaaaaaaaaaaaacacgatCCTCGGTCAAAGTAGGTAATGGAGGAGCGGATCAGACTCCTTCGTTCGCCTACTAACGAATTGACACTCTCCTCAACCACTTAACAGTTTCTGTGTCacggaggagagaagacagaggagttGAGGAGAGGACAGACTTTTCCCAATTGATAATCTCCCAGAGACTGTATTGCTGTACTGACCTGCCAATGGTGGCTGGAGAGTCAGCTGTGATGATGAAGAGTGTTCCTGTCTGTAACACAGGAGATCTGACCACTGTCACCCTCACACAGGGCGGCCACACCTCCTCAGCAACTAGGGACAGAACGTGCACACAATATCACATACCCATGACAATTATACTGAGCAAGGTTTTAACTACAGGAAACATTGAGGAAGACGGATGAACAAATATCAGGTGGTGTTAGACGTTTAACACAAAGTGAAAGCTATACAGTGAGAAAAAGTTGACAGACTGAATAACCCTAAACGGTGTCTCACCTTCCtgactctccatctctgactctgaGCTGTATTTGGTGGGACgagggggggaagaggaggaggatgtagacTTCCATTCTCCCTCCGACTCGGTGATCTCCCCCTCCTCAGGCTCGCTGTTCCCACGCAAGCCATCACGCCCTGACACAGCTGCCTTCTCCTTGCTTCCCCGTCTGTCCGACTTAGCCTTCTTCCTCCTTGAGCTGCTCGCATCAGAGCGCGACCAGTcattcctcttcttcctcttcagcGAGTGTTCGGCGCTCTTCGCCCGGCGAGTCTTTGAAGAGCTTTTCTTCTGTGGAGGAGTGTCTGGAGTGACAGACCGCCCCCTCTGCCTGCGCGAGGCCACTTCCCTCTTGGGGATTCGCCGCTCAATCCACTCCTCAAACTCGAGCTCCTTTACAAGGCCCTGTGAGCAGACACGCAAACAATCAGAAGGGAGGATTCACCTGAAGCATCTCCAGAGAACTAAATTGGTGGATACGGGACACAAGAGGCTTTCTAGGAATTTGGACAGTGGGCTCCGCATCGGAACCTCCCTGCATTGCTTAGGGATCATTTTTAGATATATGGGTCTCCATTTTCAAAGACAGTAGGCCGATACTGCCTTCACAGTCAATTCATTGACTCAAGCTGCAACACAATGAGAGGGATCCTCAAAAGCATCCTCTTGACCAGACCAAGCAGCCATATCCCTGAGCTCTGAAACATGCCCTTTCGTTGCACTAGAGCGGTGGAGCTATACGTCACGTCTGCATGGGGTCTTTCTGCTGGAAAAGAACAGTTTAATGTGAGGAGTGTAAAAAGTGTATCGAGAAAATGAGTTCCAGAAATAGGAAATCGTCCATGTTAGTCAGTGAGTGAATCACGTCTTCTACCCACGACCAGAGGAATAGCATTCAGTCAACTAAACGGCAGCGAGCAATAGCCAACTCTGTACCTGACGAAAATGTAGTAGACTCTGCAGGATAAATAACCAAGGCTGTAGCTGCAGaaataaattctacaaccactcctgcaaaaataaaaaactgaGACCAAATAGATCAGAGTTGAAATGTATCTTAAAGAAGTCCATTACAATCACTAAACTTCTCAGGTCAGCCACTGAGCACAGTTCAAAAACAATAGGGATAACAGGTCAGTTGTACACAACAATGAGAAATATGTAGCTAGTTAAAACAATTAACCCTTCGTAATCATTATTTCAAAGGAACAGAAATCCAGAATTTGCTGTAATTCTCCTGTAGCGCTTCATCTCCAGTATAGTCACCCACCTTATCCTCCTGACGAGAGGCTCTCTCTGGAACTTTCTTCCACTTCCTGCCCTTCTTGTCCAGGCTCCTTTTCTCCTGGCTGGTCTCGGAGACAGGCTGTACAGTAGGGACCTCTATCCTGGAGTGGAACTGGTACTTGCCACTCTCTGCATCGTAGTAGTAGTACATCCCCGTGTTGTTATCATAGTACAACTGACTGGCCTAGGTGACGGAGAGAGTGACGCAATTAAAAAGACTGTTACATAATGGCATAGTAATGGCGTGTGTGGTTTAGTACCGAGTCGTAGTAGAAGCCAGTGCTGTGGTCGTAGTACATCCCGGTGGTCTCATCAAACACAAAGCCAGTCTGTGTCATGGCCTGCTCAGCAGTGGCTCTCAGCATGTCAGCTATAGAGCCTGCATCCACCTCTTGCTGGAACAAACACAAGTAAAAGAAAGTAAAGTTCCCAACTCGTTTTTGCACTATCATCAACTTAAAACCTTTATTTCTTCTGCCCCACCAAATATATTGTGGTCCTGTATTAGGGAAATGAGCTGTTTAAATAAAGATTATTTTTGGTTCGACAAGAGACCTCAATGTCCTCGGTCAGAACAGAATGAGTGGAGAGACAGTATCTAAACTCACCTCTGGTTGAGCAGCAGTAACACCACCCCCCACAGACACCTCTGTAACCGTCTCTGTGGCCGTCATTGTATCTGTAATCATATATGTAGCGGGGTCATTGGTTGATTCTGCAGCTGTCATCTGTGAGGCATCCGTGGCTTCCTGCCCCTCTGCTATCACAATCCCCTCGGTGTCTGTTGCCACACCATCACCGCGGTAGTAGCCTCCTCCATAGTAGTAGTTGTAATAATCTGAAAAGCACACAGACAAGGGTCAACGTATCTGTATATGTGAACGGAGCAACAAAAAACTAAATCCTGGGAAATAATAATGTGTTCATTTTACAACCATTCAAACGTCGCTCACCAGTTTCTGACCAGGTATATTCTGCTGTCTGTGTCTCAGCTTCAGCTTTCCGGTTCGTCTTAGTCTTCCGTTCATGAATCTCTGTACTCAGCCTGTCGACCTATTGTATCGATTCACggcaaagaaaaaaaaaacataagcGTCACTTGTAAATTCGTTTATTTGTGCATTTCAGAGACTTGTTCAATGATGGCTAGATTGTTCTTAGCAGCTCGCCGACCTGTTTCCTCAAGTCTTCATTGTAGCCTTCTGTGTTCTTCTGAAGCCGCTCAGACTTGCTCAGTTGTTTCTGTAATGTGGTCAGTTGCTTCTGTAATGTGGTCAGTTCTTTTCTGCAGTTTCTCAGTTGCTTCTGTAGCGACTCTACTTTCTGGCGAAGCTCAGCCACCTCGGACTccgacccatcctctcctccactcgCCTCCTCTCCATTTGTCGCCATACTCCCAGCTGGAATCGACACACAGGGCCACATGTAAAGTGAAtgttggaaaaaaaaaaaaaaaagtcattcGAATTGACCTGACCATGCGCAAAACCATGTACGCATGCGTTCGGTGTCAgcgccacacacagacacacaggttaAGTTTACCTAGAAGCCAAACAAAATCTAAGTTTAGACATTTCTATAATATAGTGCCCTAATTTTTGTAAGAGAAGTGGAGACAAATTAAAGATTAATCTCTCGTGAATTTTTATGACtttacttaaaaaaatatatttttttaataagaTGTTTAAATATTTGATAAAACAAGTGAAAAGTCCAGACTGGGCTTAATGGGTACAGAGTGTATCCTTTAAGCCCAGCGGGGGTTCCAAATAAACCCACCTCTAAAACAATCCATTTGAATTATATCAATCACCACTAAAGTTATTAAAAATACACTGATCCATACTATTCATCATGAAAGTAGCATGTAATAACTGGGGGGTTCAAATATGAACTTAGACTTGTTCTTGCCAACCAATACACACCCGATTCAACTAATGAATTTATCATAGGCTTCAATCAAGAAAttattagttgaatcaggtgtgctattGCTTGGTTAGAAGACAACCCTGCACCCACACTGGCCCTCTGTCGATAAGAAGCAAAGCTCATAACACACACAACGTTCAATAAATTAGCTGAAAGCTGAATTTCATTTGCTGTACTGCTATTCTTGTTAATGAGTCCCAACTTGTCTTCCTTAAGCCCATCTGAAGACAGTTTCAAATCTCCCCCTCTACTGTGCATTACAAAATGTAAATGTGGTGGACCAAAAAAATTTAAATCACCTGGAAGGACAACAATATGACAATGCCCCCACCCAAAAGTACATGAGTGGTCGCCCAATAGTCATCTTCTTGTTCCTCATTTGATTGCTTTTTCTTTCGACCACTTGTAGGTCTTCTATCCCGAATATCCCTCAACCCTGGTcgtagtcttctctctctgcatcaatGACTACCTGTGCACTCAAAACTTTGTGAAAAGTGTAGAGAAGTTTCTAATTGTTTCTAATCTTGGTAAAGGCACCATGGCTAGCTGCATAACTGTAGTTTTAAATCAACAAATCTGAGTAAAAAaacatttatactgaacaaaaatataaacgcaacatgtaaagtgttgatcccttgtttcatgagctgaatttATAATGTCAacccctgcatgttttttttcaaaagtctcatggaatgtaggttTACATTGAACACAAAAAAAACCAGAGAACATtggccacagatgtctcaagttgagggagtgtgcaattggcatgctgactgcaggaatgtccaccagagctgttgctagagaatttaatgttaatttatttggcagtacatccaactggcctcacaaccacagaccatgtgtaaccacgccagcccaggacctccagatctggcttcttcacctgtgggattgtctgagatTAGCCACCTGgaccagctgatgaaactgaggcgtatttctgtttgtaaacaaagcccttgtgtgaaaaaaacaaaaacaaattctaattggctgggcctggctccccagtgggtgggcctataccctcccaggcccacccatgtctGTGCCCCTGCCtcgtcatgtgaaatctatacattaaattgatttccttatatgaactgtacctCGGTAAaactgttgaaattgttgcatgttgtgtttatatttttgttaagtatatTTATGTTCATTGAATATTCGGGATATCAACACATCATCTCCAAGTGTTTCAATGCCACGTGGGCTTAATGGGAGCCGACTGGGTTTAATTGGAACAACAGTGATCTATGGTGAAAAACAATGACTGGCAAAGCCTACTCATTAAATATTTGGAAACCAATGGTTTGGTGTATAAATATACACTATAGACTACAATATTATGCAACGTTAGTAAATGATCATCTTGAACAATATGTATTTATTGTAATTTACATTCTGTATTGACAAAAATGGCATCTATGTTTAACAATGCAAGGTTCATTTCACAGTAAAACGAGGCAAAAATGCATTCAATTAATGTGAATGGCCAAAATCTATTATCTTGTAGTTCACCAAGTCAGGTTGCTACTGTGTGAATGTGACATGCAGGCACAACTGACAGCGTACATTATTTGTATTTGTAAATAGCAAATAATACACATTAAATATGCTATCATGTGCACATACCAGCACATTAATCTCTTAAGTAATCATATTTTATGTCAAATTATCTGAGAAAGTACAAACACATATCTGGAAAATGTGTCAATCCAATGGTCGCCTTAACGTTTTTTTTGCAACTTTGAAATTGGCCACTAGTCAATCATTTAATAATAAAACATGAGATTGGCTTAGAATAAAAAAAACTGTTAgggatatttgtatttttttttatttaaatggaAGTAGGTTTACTATAATATGTATGTTTACGCTAATCATTACACCGATTGTTGCAACATGTTTTGAAACGGTTTAACGTTACTCTAAACGGAAACGCAAAAAAGTGTTTATATTCTATTTGACAAACTCAGGTAGGTCCCTTCCCGTTTCGTTTACAacgtttgcttccgtttggttcTTAAACGTTAAACGGTTTCCGTAATGAATATACGTATGCATTTTAAAAAGCCTGTTTAATTAATAGTTTGTAATTGTATATTGATGTTAATTGTATATATTTCGTCAAATGTCCAAGGCCGAACTGAGTGGATAACCGTTAGAGTATAGATGAAATGAGTGTTTGCGCCTTCATTCATTGATAAGGTTAAACTGCCTAGTTAGCTGTATGGTCTTACCGATTCGTTTGTATGCCTCGCTTGGACGCTCGCCCTCCTTTCTCTCCGCCGAGAATATCAACCTGAAAGTTGAACATAAACATCTTGTAACCACCCTGCATTGCTGACACATCCGACCACATGTTTTGTTGATAATAAAGAGAGTTACAATTGGTACAGTTGATGTGTTTACAATCCACTTCGACCATCGCCTCTATTTTTTATACGTATTACGTCACTTTCTTCTTCTACGGTACAACATCACACCGTTGGCAGAGGGCGCCACCTGTGGTTTGGAATGAGAATAGGCTACATATTTGGAAATAACTGATTATCTCTGGTTGAATAAAAATACACAGCTATCTCAGAGGTTTGTgctataaaaaaaaatcaaataaaactgATACTATCGATTATCATTCACATCGACTTCCAAAACGTTCTGTTagacctcacactcaatgtcaacaaaacaaagaagatgatcgtggacttcaggaaacagcagagggagcagcccccaatccacatcgacgggacagtagtggagaaggtggagtagtagtagtagtggagaagttttaagttcctcggtgtacacatcacggacgaACTGAAATGGTCCGCTCACACAGACAGCCTGGTGAACAAGGCGCAGCAGCgcatcttcaacctcaggaggctgaagaaattcggcttgtcaccaaaaacactcaaacttttacagatgcacaatcgagagcatcctgtcgggctgtatcaccacctggtacgcaactgctccgcccacaaacgtaaggctctccagagggtagtgaggtctgcacaacgcatcaccgggggcaaactacctgccctccaggacacctacaccatccgatgtgacaggaaggccaaaaagataatcaaggacaacaaccacccgagccactgcctgttcaccccgctatcatccagaagacgaggtcagtacaggtgcatcaaagctgggaccgagagactgaaaaacagcttctatctcaaggccatcagactgttaaacagccatcactaacattgagtggctgctgccaacatactgactcaaatctctaacCACTTGAATAATTctaaattggatgtaataaatgtatcactagccactttaaactatgccactttgtttacataccctacattactcatctcatatgtatatactctactctataccatccactgcatcttgcctatgccgttcggccatcgttCTTccatatttttatgtacatattcttattcattcctttacacttgtgtatatgaggtagttgttgtgaaattgttagatgacatgttagatattactgcacggtcggaactagaagcacaagcatttcgctacactcgcattaacatctgctaaccatgtgtatgtgaccaataacattagatttgatttgacttcaTTTGATTTAGACTGGAGAAATGTAAATACTCACTGCACTCAATGTACGTTTAATAAATACTTCCACACACAAACCAGCAGGGGTCATCACAAGTATTGATGTTTCAGGTTATGATCAAATTATGTGCCAAGCTTTGTTTTCCAGCTTTTGAATGAAGAAAGACAACTGTTAAATGTTGTCTCCATGGTGAAGTCAAACTACTTCAACAAATCACACAAATGAAAAACAGGTGAGAAACTCCATTAACAGGGACACTCTCTCCTTGTTAATAGACCaagtagtggcagcagcagcagcagccagggTCCTAATGAAGAGTCACAGAGTCTCACACACACGCAGTGGCGGATTTAGGCATaggcgacatgggcagccgcccagggcggcatcttgccgggagcgacatgggcagccgcccAGAGCGCCATCTTGCCGGGGGGCGGCATGGGGCTCCCGCACAAATGAATAAATCAATC is a window from the Oncorhynchus keta strain PuntledgeMale-10-30-2019 chromosome 6, Oket_V2, whole genome shotgun sequence genome containing:
- the LOC118385463 gene encoding angiogenic factor with G patch and FHA domains 1-like isoform X1, which produces MCQQCRVVTRCLCSTFRLIFSAERKEGERPSEAYKRIAGSMATNGEEASGGEDGSESEVAELRQKVESLQKQLRNCRKELTTLQKQLTTLQKQLSKSERLQKNTEGYNEDLRKQVDRLSTEIHERKTKTNRKAEAETQTAEYTWSETDYYNYYYGGGYYRGDGVATDTEGIVIAEGQEATDASQMTAAESTNDPATYMITDTMTATETVTEVSVGGGVTAAQPEQEVDAGSIADMLRATAEQAMTQTGFVFDETTGMYYDHSTGFYYDSASQLYYDNNTGMYYYYDAESGKYQFHSRIEVPTVQPVSETSQEKRSLDKKGRKWKKVPERASRQEDKGLVKELEFEEWIERRIPKREVASRRQRGRSVTPDTPPQKKSSSKTRRAKSAEHSLKRKKRNDWSRSDASSSRRKKAKSDRRGSKEKAAVSGRDGLRGNSEPEEGEITESEGEWKSTSSSSSPPRPTKYSSESEMESQEVAEEVWPPCVRVTVVRSPVLQTGTLFIITADSPATIGREKDMNHAIRLSEMGVSKFHAEVYFDQDQQCYMLVDQGSQNGTVLNGNRILQPKAKCDPCPLTHGDEVKMGETVLSFHIHSGTDTCDGCEPGQVMAHLGKHQRNQPEQTGPAPTKEDKELLRQKELKQMKVKYGLKVCVCVCVCVCVSLPLSQQSTEYEETKALRNPRYVDRAESRRQTVGSEGAFQRDDAPASVHIEISEVNKGRKMLEKMGWKKGEGLGKDGAGMKDPIQLKIRKSQSGLGAGAAVSVDEAGSLSKNKTQRNWEKARERFNDTCQPDTPTVKKEQGLVTKPWVKGEVTE
- the LOC118385463 gene encoding angiogenic factor with G patch and FHA domains 1-like isoform X3; translation: MATNGEEASGGEDGSESEVAELRQKVESLQKQLRNCRKELTTLQKQLTTLQKQLSKSERLQKNTEGYNEDLRKQVDRLSTEIHERKTKTNRKAEAETQTAEYTWSETDYYNYYYGGGYYRGDGVATDTEGIVIAEGQEATDASQMTAAESTNDPATYMITDTMTATETVTEVSVGGGVTAAQPEQEVDAGSIADMLRATAEQAMTQTGFVFDETTGMYYDHSTGFYYDSASQLYYDNNTGMYYYYDAESGKYQFHSRIEVPTVQPVSETSQEKRSLDKKGRKWKKVPERASRQEDKGLVKELEFEEWIERRIPKREVASRRQRGRSVTPDTPPQKKSSSKTRRAKSAEHSLKRKKRNDWSRSDASSSRRKKAKSDRRGSKEKAAVSGRDGLRGNSEPEEGEITESEGEWKSTSSSSSPPRPTKYSSESEMESQEVAEEVWPPCVRVTVVRSPVLQTGTLFIITADSPATIGREKDMNHAIRLSEMGVSKFHAEVYFDQDQQCYMLVDQGSQNGTVLNGNRILQPKAKCDPCPLTHGDEVKMGETVLSFHIHSGTDTCDGCEPGQVMAHLGKHQRNQPEQTGPAPTKEDKELLRQKELKQMKVKYGLKVCVCVCVCVCVSLPLSQQSTEYEETKALRNPRYVDRAESRRQTVGSEGAFQRDDAPASVHIEISEVNKGRKMLEKMGWKKGEGLGKDGAGMKDPIQLKIRKSQSGLGAGAAVSVDEAGSLSKNKTQRNWEKARERFNDTCQPDTPTVKKEQGLVTKPWVKGEVTE
- the LOC118385463 gene encoding angiogenic factor with G patch and FHA domains 1-like isoform X2, whose amino-acid sequence is MCQQCRVVTRCLCSTFRLIFSAERKEGERPSEAYKRIAGSMATNGEEASGGEDGSESEVAELRQKVESLQKQLRNCRKELTTLQKQLTTLQKQLSKSERLQKNTEGYNEDLRKQVDRLSTEIHERKTKTNRKAEAETQTAEYTWSETDYYNYYYGGGYYRGDGVATDTEGIVIAEGQEATDASQMTAAESTNDPATYMITDTMTATETVTEVSVGGGVTAAQPEQEVDAGSIADMLRATAEQAMTQTGFVFDETTGMYYDHSTGFYYDSASQLYYDNNTGMYYYYDAESGKYQFHSRIEVPTVQPVSETSQEKRSLDKKGRKWKKVPERASRQEDKGLVKELEFEEWIERRIPKREVASRRQRGRSVTPDTPPQKKSSSKTRRAKSAEHSLKRKKRNDWSRSDASSSRRKKAKSDRRGSKEKAAVSGRDGLRGNSEPEEGEITESEGEWKSTSSSSSPPRPTKYSSESEMESQEVAEEVWPPCVRVTVVRSPVLQTGTLFIITADSPATIGREKDMNHAIRLSEMGVSKFHAEVYFDQDQQCYMLVDQGSQNGTVLNGNRILQPKAKCDPCPLTHGDEVKMGETVLSFHIHSGTDTCDGCEPGQVMAHLGKHQRNQPEQTGPAPTKEDKELLRQKELKQMKVKYGLKSTEYEETKALRNPRYVDRAESRRQTVGSEGAFQRDDAPASVHIEISEVNKGRKMLEKMGWKKGEGLGKDGAGMKDPIQLKIRKSQSGLGAGAAVSVDEAGSLSKNKTQRNWEKARERFNDTCQPDTPTVKKEQGLVTKPWVKGEVTE